The stretch of DNA CTCCGAATAGCCGCTGTAGAAACGATGCACTTTCTGCTCTGACACATTCCTCTTCTGATACAAGAGGGGTGTAGTAGTAGGTCTTTCCTTCCTTGTAAAAGTCCAGTGCCTTCTTCTTCAGCAGACGATTGATCAAGGTCTTAATGGTTGCTGGCTTCCAGTCTTTATCATCACTTAGAGCGGCAATGACGTCATTTGCTGTGGCTGGTGATATTTGCCAAAAAATCTTCATCACATCCCATTCGCTTTCGGATATCCGTGGAATTTGCGGCATACTAAATCCTCCAATTAAAAT from Paenibacillus sp. CAA11 encodes:
- a CDS encoding BlaI/MecI/CopY family transcriptional regulator; the encoded protein is MPQIPRISESEWDVMKIFWQISPATANDVIAALSDDKDWKPATIKTLINRLLKKKALDFYKEGKTYYYTPLVSEEECVRAESASFLQRLFGGALKPMFAQFLKEERLTEEEIKELKQILDNKKDRQ